One Molothrus aeneus isolate 106 chromosome 6, BPBGC_Maene_1.0, whole genome shotgun sequence genomic window carries:
- the DUSP8 gene encoding dual specificity protein phosphatase 8 isoform X2 has protein sequence MPVDVMIAPSEDHFWTDMREGQMKLKIRVRRMKESRDKRGGFATFSSCFPGLCEGKPAAILPMSISQPCLPVANVGPTRILPHLYLGSQKDVLNKDLMTQNGISYVLNASNSCPKPDFICDSHFMRIPVNDNYCEKLLPWLDKSIEFIDKAKVSSCQVIVHCLAGISRSATIAIAYIMKTMGMSSDDAYRFVKDRRPSISPNFNFLGQLLEYERSLKLLKALKSKGDWSEGDAQQDPAEVAESSRHPPTPTSEKAEDVPRSTGSASPTSDPERQGGTPKVLSPTTLQQGLNGLHLSSERIQDTNRLKRSFSLDIKSAYSPGLRQDPPGPPGPGEAPKLCKLDSPSGSGSLSPFSPGADSPDRPTGPELLLEAKVRQRRKHRHAAGSPAHGLSLNVGGTCATRKSPGAEDGLPPRLSQPASAPGGATNAWSGVHLESPSAASGEAGWYFGKDSGSAGGSTGGGLFASAGPYPPPFGCGAAAAGCEIRLRDKARAEPRDGRHSWHEEAGAEKQFKRRSCQMEFEETMSEGRAREELGKISKQSSFSGSMEIIEVS, from the exons GAGGCTTTGCcaccttttcctcctgcttcccagggctctgtgagGGGAAGCCAGCTGCCATCCTGCCAATGAGCATCTCCCAGCCGTGCTTGCCTGTGGCCAACGTTGGCCCCACGCGCATCCTGCCACATCTCTACCTGGGCTCCCAGAAGGATGTCCTGAACAAG GACCTGATGACACAGAACGGGATAAGCTATGTCCTAAATGCCAGCAACTCGTGTCCCAAGCCAGACTTCATCTGTGATAGTCACTTCATGCGCATTCCTGTCAATGACAACTACTGTGAGAAGCTGCTTCCCTGGCTGGACAAATCCATTGAATTCATTG ACAAAGCTAAGGTGTCCAGCTGCCAGGTGATTGTGCACTGCTTGGCTGGGATCTCCCGGTCAGCCACCATTGCCATCGCCTACATCATGAAGACCATGGGTATGTCATCAGATGATGCTTACAG GTTTGTTAAGGACCGTCGCCCATCTATCTCACCCAACTTCAACTTCCTGGGCCAGCTCCTGGAGTACGAGAGGAGTCTGAAGCTCCTCAAGGCCCTGAAGTCCAAGGGCGACTGGAGCGAGGGGGACGCGCAGCAGGACCCAGCAGAGGTGGCCGAGAGCAGCCGGCATCCCCCAACACCTACCTCAGAGAAGGCCGAGGATGTGCCGAGGAGCACCGGCTCGGCGTCCCCCACCAGTGACCCCGAGCGGCAGGGCGGGACCCCGAAGGTcctgtcacccaccaccctcCAGCAGGGGCTCAATGGCCTGCACCTCTCCTCCGAGCGCATCCAGGACACCAACCGCCTGAAGCGCTCCTTCTCCCTGGACATCAAGTCTGCCTACTCCCCCGGCCTGCGGCAGGACCCCCCCGGGCCCCCTGGACCTGGGGAAGCCCCCAAACTCTGCAAGCTGGATAGCCCCTCGGGCTCGGGCAGCCTgagccccttctccccagggGCGGACAGCCCTGACCGGCCCACGGGGcccgagctgctgctggaggccaAGGTGAGGCAGCGGCGGAAGCACCGGCACGCAGCGGGCTCGCCGGCCCACGGGCTCAGCCTCAACGTTGGCGGGACCTGCGCCACGCGCAAGAGCCCCGGCGCCGAGGACGGGCTGCCCCCACGGCTCAGCCAGCCGGCCTCCGCGCCCGGCGGCGCCACCAATGCCTGGAGCGGGGTGCACCTGGAGTCCCCCAGCGCTGCCTCCGGCGAGGCTGGCTGGTACTTCGGCAAGGACTCCGGCAGCGCTGGCGGCAGCACAGGCGGGGGCCTGTTTGCCAGCGCCGGCCCGTACCCGCCGCCATTCGGCTGCGGCGCAGCGGCGGCCGGGTGCGAGATCAGACTGAGGGACAAGGCGCGGGCCGAGCCACGGGACGGGCGGCACAGCTGGCATGAGGAGGCCGGCGCCGAGAAGCAATTCAAGCGAAGGAGCTGCCAGATGGAATTCGAGGAGACCATGTCCGAGGGCAGGGCTCGGGAAGAGCTGGGCAAAATCAGCAAACAGTCCAGCTTTTCGGGCAGCATGGAGATCATCGAGGTGTCCTGA